GATAACAAAATGTCGGTGGGCGGTTCTTCTACATCTAGAATCTTAATGGTAAATGTTCGCTCATCTAAAGTAGTACCAGCAAGTGAGGCTCTAACGCGAATACTATATTCAACTTGCTCCTCATAATCGAACCCCTGCCTGGGTGTAGCCTGGAGCTGACTGTTATTATCTTTCTTTGCGATAAAGAAGAAATTGTTTCCCTCGCTACCTTCTCCTTCCACTAACTCGTAATCGATTAAATTCCCCTGTTCGTCCTCAAAATCACCGACACCTACATTACCCAAACCTTTGGGTATGGAGTTCTCGCGTATTTCTGTAGACCCCAGTGTAATTTGAAATTGAGCACTAACCGAGTTAAAAATAGCCAAGACTGATGACTCTAATATAAGAGTACACATCAGCATGAATATTATTCTAAACCACTTATGTGAATTAAGTTTCAAACCTTAATTATTTATAAAATTATATAAAAAATTAATTTATTTATATTTCAAATATACGTAAACTATTGATAAAATAACAAAAAAAATGGCGGAATCTCTATAAAATTTACCATAGCTAGAGTTCCATTTTTTACTGTATTAAGGCAAATTTTATGCAAAAAAAGTGAAAAATAGTTCTAATCATTAAATAATTAGTTAGCTTTTACTGGTATTGCAAGTACGTAAGTTTTGGTTCTTTTCGGTAACTTTTTCGGTAGATGTCTTTAGAAAGTGGTTTTCTCACTTCATAAGTACACGAAAAGCCTGTATTCATACTATTTTTTTGCCAACCTATTAGCGCACCTACCTAAATTGTAATCTTTATTTGGCTCCCTGCTAATTCTCTAATAAAAATTTTACCTTTGTGCCCCGTAAGCTACTATTCTTATGGGATCAGTTAAATATGTATTTGTTACGGGCGGAGTAACTTCGTCGCTGGGAAAAGGAATTATATCGGCCTCGCTGGGAAAACTACTTCAAGCCCGTGGGCTGCGAGTCACTATTCAAAAGTTTGATCCCTACATCAATATCGATCCGGGAACCATGAACCCCTACGAACACGGGGAGTGCTACGTTACCGAAGACGGAGCCGAAACCGATCTGGATCTAGGGCACTACGAACGTTTTCTAAATATTCGCACTTCTCAGGCGAATAACGTTACTACCGGCAGAATTTACCATAACGTAATCTCTAAAGAACGGAAAGGGGAATATCTGGGAAAAACGGTTCAGGTGATTCCGCACATTACGGATGAGATTAAAGAACATGTGTTCAAGTTGGGCCAAACCGGTGATTACGACATTGTGATTACCGAAATTGGAGGTTGTGTGGGTGATATAGAATCGTTACCGTTCGTGGAAGCCGTTCGCCAAGCTCGCTGGGAGCTGGGTTCCAGCAACTTTGTGGTTATCCACCTTACGCTAGTTCCCTACTTAGAGAAAGCGAAAGAGCTAAAAACCAAACCTACCCAACACTCGGTACAACGACTGTCAGAGGCCGGGGTGCAACCCGATATTCTGGTGTGCCGAGCATCGCAGCACTTGCCTACCGATATTCGCCGTAAGATAGCCCGGTTCTGTAATGTAGACCTCAGCTCAGTGATTGAAGCCATTGACGCTGACTCTATTTACGATGTGCCGATCTATATGCTGAAAGAGAAATTAGATGAACAGGTACTGAGTAAGTTGCGGCTGCCGGATCGTAAAGCACCGGACATTTTACAGTGGAAGAAATTTCTGGGACGACTGAAAAACCCGATCACTGAAATAACCGTGGGGGTAGTAGGGAAATACGTAGAGCTACCTGATGCCTACAAGTCTATTGCCGAAGCCTTTGTTCACGCTGGAGCCGAGAACGAGTGTAAGGTTCACATCCGCTGGATTCCCTCCGAAAGCATCACCCCCGAAAATGTAACCGAAGTCTTAGGCGATTTGCACGGTGTGCTGGTTGCCCCGGGTTTTGGAGTACGAGGAATCCCCGGTAAGCTGCTAACGGCTCGTTACGCACGGGAAGAAAAGATCCCATTTTTCGGTATTTGTTTGGGAATGCAGTGTGCAGTAGTTGAGTTTGCCCAGAACGTACTGGGGCTAGCCGAGGCCAATTCTACGGAGTTTAATCCGCAAACGGAAGATGCGGTTATTGCTTTAATGGAAGAGCAAAAGCACGTGGAGAATAAAGGAGGCACTATGCGGTTGGGTGCCTACACCTGCGAGTTAAAGAAAGGTTCATTAGCCCATGAAGCCTACGGCAAGTTAAAAGTAATTCAAGAGCGCCACCGCCACCGCTACGAATATAATAGCCACTACCTCGAGCAGTTTGTAAAGCACGGTATGATTGCCTCGGGAGTTAACCCCGATAGTAAGTTGGTTGAAATTATGGAAATTAAGGATCACCCTTGGTTTTTAGGCACGCAATTTCATCCTGAGCTGCGTAGCACTGTGCAAGAGCCGCATCCGCTGTTCGTGCAATTTGTTAAAGCAACCATTCGGGAGAAAAACCGAGTAAAAGAACCCGTAGAAAAGTAAACGCAAATTAATTTACCTTTTACCCTCATATTTCGAACTTTGGTTCGTCATTTAAGTGTATCTAAACGTATTAGCATTTATCGACGCTAACTGTATATGGATAAGAATCAAGCGATTGGATTCGCTCTACTAGCGCTACTCCTCATTGTATATTTTCAGTTTTTTGCCCCGGAGCCAGTTCCGGTCACCGAATCTGAGACGGTTCAGGAAAAAACTGCTACAGCTAACCCGCAATCACTTACTGAAAGCGAATTACCTACGGCCACTCCAGACTCTCTCCCCGACTCCGTACAGAGTGCGGCTAACCGGCAGCGGTTCGGAGCATTTGCGGCGGCGGCTACCGGAGAAGAAAGGATATTTACCCTGGAGAATGAAAACATGCGCGTCCGTTTCTCCACCCAAGGCGGACGTCCGGTGCAAGTGCAAATGAAAAACTACGAGGCCTACGGCGGGGGCACAGTAGACCTTCTTTCTCCTGAGACCAGCGAAATACGCTTGGTAGCTCCTACCGCACAAGGTGAAATTGATCTGTATGAGCTATTTTATTCATCATCAGCCCGGGACAAGCAAGTAGCCACTGATGACACCACTACCGTAGAATTTGTGGCAAATCTTGAAAACGGGCGAAAAATTCGGCAAACCTACCGCCTGGCTGGTCAGGGATACGAGTTGTTCTACAACATCAGCGTTGAAAACGCCAGTGGCATTATTCAGGATGAAACGCTCACTTTTATCTGGAATGATGAACTGCGGGTAGTAGAAAAAGATGGTAAAGAAAGTCGTACTCGAGGCTCGGTAAAATACTTTACCAGCGACCTGGACGATTTTTCCCTACTACAAACTCCCGGCGAAACCGAAACGGAGCTGATTGAAGAGCCAGTGGTATGGCTCGCCATGAAGCAGCGGTTTTTCACTTCTGGCATTATTGCCGACCAGACGTTTCCGAAGGCATTGGTTACCCTAAAAGCACCGCCGGAAGCTTCGGACATTGTGCAAACCATTGGACTGCAAGTACCCACTCCACTTAACAACGGAAACTTTTCGTTCAAATACTACTTTGGACCGAACGATCAACGGGTAATGGAAACCGTGGCCGTCGATTTTGAAGATAATATTGACTGGGGCTATTTCATTGTAAAACCGATCAGTAAGTACGTAATCTCTCCCCTGTTTCATTTCTTAGAAAGATTCTCTAGCAACTATGGGCTGATTATTGTCATTGTAGTACTTATTCTTAAAACCGCACTCTTTCCGCTCACCTACAAGTCGTACATCTCTATGGCGAAAATGAAGGTGTTAAAGCCGGAATTAGACGAGTTGAAAGAAAAGCACGGCGACGATATGGCGGCCGTGCAAAAGGAGCAGATGCAGCTGTATCAGAAAGTAGGCGTCAACCCCATCAGTGGCTGTATTCCGATGGTACTGCAAATGCCCATTTTGCTTTCCATGTTCTTCTTCTTCCCTAATTCTATTGAATTGCGGCAGGAGCCGTTCTTGTGGACTGATGACTTATCTACCTACGATGCAATTGTAAGCTGGGACGCTCAAATTCCGCTACTTAGCGAATTTTACGGCAACCATGTTAGTTTATTTGTGCTGCTGATGACGCTATCGCAACTTTTAATTACTTGGTCGAACAGCCAAGCTACCAGCGTACAAGGCCCCATGAAATCAGTGCAGTACGTCATGCCAGTAATGTTCATGTTTATTCTGAATCAGTTTCCGGCAGCCCTTAGCTTCTACTACTTAGTTTCTAACTTTGTTACTTTCGGACAGCAGGTAGTCATTCGTCGGTTTGTAGATGATGATAAGATTCGGCAAAAACTGGAAGAGAACAAAAAGAAAAACCGAAACAAGAAAAAATCAAAATTTCAGTTAAAGTTAGAGGAAGCGATGAAAGCCACCGAGGAAAATAAGCGAAATAAACCTGGTAACCGCGGGGCAGCCCCCCGTAAGCGCTAATTCGGTATGGATGTTACGGAAGTTAAAGTTCGAAGAAAGAAAAAGCTGGGAAGTTACCCCTACGTAAGTGTAGTATTCAGTATTACACTGGCCCTATTCGTAATTGGCCTCTTCGGATTATTGTTGCTCTACGCCAACAAGCTTACCCAAGTTATTCAGGAAAATGTAGAAATCCAGGTATTTCTCAACCAGACCATCTCCCCTAGCGACCGACTTAAGATTCAGAAAACCCTGGCCAATAAAGAGTATATTGAACCCCAAGAAGGGCAGGAAGCGATTATTTTTATCTCTAAAGAAGAAGCCGCTCAAGAGTTTATTGAAGAAACCGGAGAAGACTTTCGGCAATTTTTAGGAGAAAATCCGCTACGCGATGCCTTTGTCATTCACGTAAAACCTGAGTACTACGCTCCCCGCGAACTAAGCAAAATCAAACTCGACATTGAACGCCTGCGCGGGGTGTTCGAGGTTGCCTACGTAGAGAGCTTAATTGATGCTATTAACCGAAACGTAACTAAAATTAGCGTAGTGCTGGTTGGTTTTGCGGTATTGCTCATGATTATTGTTACTATTTTAATTAACAATACTATCCGGTTAGCCCTGTTTTCCCAGCGTTTCCTGATTCGGAGTATGCAACTGGTTGGAGCCACGGCTTCTTTTATTCAGCGTCCATTTCTTACGCGCTCGTTGCTTCATGGCATCTTGGGTGGTATATTCGCCGGAGGTTTGCTCTTTGCTATTATTCAGTACGCGCAGCAGCAGATAGATGATTTATCTCAGCTACAAAGTACCCAAGAGCTAATTGTTTTACTGGTTAGTTTATTAGTATTAGGTGGATTGGTCGGGTTCATTAGCACCTACCGGGCGGTAAAGAAGTATTTGGGCATGTCATTAGATCAGCTTTATTAAAAAATGTTAAAAAGCATTAGTTCTAGGTGTTATTGTGTTATAGTTTTTAGTTTAGGGCTTTGGTCTCAACGTGTTTATACTATACGAATTCTGTAGCCTTAGAACTATAACACTCAAACAATATGTCAGATAAAAATCTACTTCCGTTCGGAAAGAAAAACTATCGGCTTATGCTGGCTGGTATCCTCGTGGTAATTCTTGGCTTCATTCTGATGTCGCTAGATACCGAACCCTACGGTTTTGGTTTTCTGGGAATAACGCTTGGTCCGCTGGTAGTACTAGCAGGTTTCATTCTAGAATTCTTTGCTATTCTTTCCAAACCGGAGTAAA
This region of Tunicatimonas pelagia genomic DNA includes:
- a CDS encoding cell division protein FtsX; the encoded protein is MDVTEVKVRRKKKLGSYPYVSVVFSITLALFVIGLFGLLLLYANKLTQVIQENVEIQVFLNQTISPSDRLKIQKTLANKEYIEPQEGQEAIIFISKEEAAQEFIEETGEDFRQFLGENPLRDAFVIHVKPEYYAPRELSKIKLDIERLRGVFEVAYVESLIDAINRNVTKISVVLVGFAVLLMIIVTILINNTIRLALFSQRFLIRSMQLVGATASFIQRPFLTRSLLHGILGGIFAGGLLFAIIQYAQQQIDDLSQLQSTQELIVLLVSLLVLGGLVGFISTYRAVKKYLGMSLDQLY
- the yidC gene encoding membrane protein insertase YidC produces the protein MDKNQAIGFALLALLLIVYFQFFAPEPVPVTESETVQEKTATANPQSLTESELPTATPDSLPDSVQSAANRQRFGAFAAAATGEERIFTLENENMRVRFSTQGGRPVQVQMKNYEAYGGGTVDLLSPETSEIRLVAPTAQGEIDLYELFYSSSARDKQVATDDTTTVEFVANLENGRKIRQTYRLAGQGYELFYNISVENASGIIQDETLTFIWNDELRVVEKDGKESRTRGSVKYFTSDLDDFSLLQTPGETETELIEEPVVWLAMKQRFFTSGIIADQTFPKALVTLKAPPEASDIVQTIGLQVPTPLNNGNFSFKYYFGPNDQRVMETVAVDFEDNIDWGYFIVKPISKYVISPLFHFLERFSSNYGLIIVIVVLILKTALFPLTYKSYISMAKMKVLKPELDELKEKHGDDMAAVQKEQMQLYQKVGVNPISGCIPMVLQMPILLSMFFFFPNSIELRQEPFLWTDDLSTYDAIVSWDAQIPLLSEFYGNHVSLFVLLMTLSQLLITWSNSQATSVQGPMKSVQYVMPVMFMFILNQFPAALSFYYLVSNFVTFGQQVVIRRFVDDDKIRQKLEENKKKNRNKKKSKFQLKLEEAMKATEENKRNKPGNRGAAPRKR
- a CDS encoding DUF3098 domain-containing protein, which gives rise to MSDKNLLPFGKKNYRLMLAGILVVILGFILMSLDTEPYGFGFLGITLGPLVVLAGFILEFFAILSKPE
- a CDS encoding CTP synthase → MGSVKYVFVTGGVTSSLGKGIISASLGKLLQARGLRVTIQKFDPYINIDPGTMNPYEHGECYVTEDGAETDLDLGHYERFLNIRTSQANNVTTGRIYHNVISKERKGEYLGKTVQVIPHITDEIKEHVFKLGQTGDYDIVITEIGGCVGDIESLPFVEAVRQARWELGSSNFVVIHLTLVPYLEKAKELKTKPTQHSVQRLSEAGVQPDILVCRASQHLPTDIRRKIARFCNVDLSSVIEAIDADSIYDVPIYMLKEKLDEQVLSKLRLPDRKAPDILQWKKFLGRLKNPITEITVGVVGKYVELPDAYKSIAEAFVHAGAENECKVHIRWIPSESITPENVTEVLGDLHGVLVAPGFGVRGIPGKLLTARYAREEKIPFFGICLGMQCAVVEFAQNVLGLAEANSTEFNPQTEDAVIALMEEQKHVENKGGTMRLGAYTCELKKGSLAHEAYGKLKVIQERHRHRYEYNSHYLEQFVKHGMIASGVNPDSKLVEIMEIKDHPWFLGTQFHPELRSTVQEPHPLFVQFVKATIREKNRVKEPVEK